The Candidatus Eremiobacteraceae bacterium genome contains a region encoding:
- a CDS encoding VOC family protein yields MSQVLPYLWFENQAEDAAKFYVSVFKNSKIDNISRYGDAGPLKAGLAMTVEFQLLGSDVMALNGGTPPSSGGQPPISLFVSCDTQAEVDDLWEKLSAGGQIIQCGWLVDKFGIAWNIVPQGIADYLGGDDEAGRTRAMQAMLKMVKLDIDELRRAYEGAPV; encoded by the coding sequence ATGTCGCAAGTCCTCCCGTACCTCTGGTTCGAGAACCAAGCCGAAGACGCGGCGAAGTTCTACGTCTCCGTCTTCAAGAATTCGAAGATCGACAATATAAGCCGCTACGGCGACGCAGGTCCGCTGAAAGCCGGGCTTGCGATGACGGTTGAATTCCAACTGCTCGGCTCGGACGTCATGGCGCTCAACGGCGGAACGCCTCCGTCGTCAGGCGGCCAGCCTCCCATCTCGTTGTTCGTCAGCTGCGACACGCAAGCAGAGGTCGACGATCTGTGGGAGAAGCTATCCGCTGGTGGCCAAATCATTCAGTGCGGGTGGCTCGTCGACAAGTTCGGTATCGCGTGGAACATCGTGCCGCAAGGGATCGCCGACTACCTAGGTGGTGACGACGAAGCAGGCAGGACGCGCGCGATGCAGGCGATGCTCAAGATGGTGAAGCTCGACATCGACGAGCTGCGCCGCGCGTACGAGGGCGCTCCGGTATAG
- a CDS encoding NDP-sugar synthase — MQAVILVGGEGTRLRPLTYALPKPMVPILGRPFIGWIIERLRRAGVDDIILSCCYLPDVIEAHFGDGSDFGVKLHYVMEDTPLGTAGAIRNAFDLIHGSIFVCNGDILTGLDLSKLLESHTRNNAIATIHTRAVEDPSAFGVVETDETGRVKRFVEKPKPGETDARDINAGTYLLDREAIEAIPEGKTVSIERETFPLLIETTHRVYAVSTNDYWIDVGRPETYMQAHRDILDGKFERPLGVEIRPGVWSADGSVLDCATLQGPAYIGAGAKIARGAKIGPYSVVYDDVKIADGATVGNCIVWPGCVVEENATVRGAILGLEVVVDAGASVPAGSVIGKGERLVRA, encoded by the coding sequence ATGCAAGCGGTCATTCTCGTCGGCGGTGAGGGGACACGGTTGCGGCCGCTCACATACGCCTTGCCGAAGCCGATGGTACCGATCCTCGGACGCCCGTTCATCGGCTGGATCATCGAACGGCTGCGCCGCGCGGGCGTCGACGACATCATCCTTTCCTGCTGCTACCTCCCGGACGTCATCGAGGCGCATTTCGGCGACGGCTCGGATTTCGGCGTCAAGCTCCACTACGTCATGGAGGACACGCCGCTCGGCACGGCCGGCGCGATCCGCAACGCGTTCGACCTGATCCACGGCTCGATCTTCGTCTGCAATGGCGACATCCTCACAGGTCTCGACCTTTCGAAGCTCCTTGAATCGCACACGCGCAACAACGCGATCGCGACGATCCACACGCGCGCCGTCGAAGACCCGAGCGCCTTCGGCGTCGTCGAGACGGATGAAACGGGCCGCGTCAAACGCTTCGTCGAGAAGCCGAAGCCCGGCGAGACCGATGCGCGCGACATCAATGCCGGCACGTACCTCCTCGATCGCGAAGCGATCGAAGCGATTCCCGAAGGCAAGACGGTCTCGATCGAGCGCGAGACATTTCCGCTGCTCATCGAAACGACGCACCGCGTCTACGCGGTCTCGACGAACGACTATTGGATCGACGTCGGCCGCCCCGAGACGTATATGCAGGCGCATCGCGACATCCTCGACGGCAAGTTCGAAAGACCGCTCGGCGTCGAGATACGACCTGGCGTGTGGTCCGCAGACGGCAGCGTCCTCGATTGCGCGACGCTTCAAGGTCCCGCCTACATCGGAGCGGGTGCGAAGATAGCGCGCGGCGCGAAGATCGGGCCGTATTCAGTCGTCTATGACGACGTCAAGATAGCCGACGGCGCGACGGTCGGCAACTGCATCGTGTGGCCGGGATGTGTCGTGGAAGAGAACGCGACGGTGCGCGGCGCCATACTCGGGCTCGAGGTCGTCGTCGATGCCGGAGCAAGCGTTCCAGCGGGGAGCGTCATCGGAAAGGGCGAACGTCTCGTGCGCGCCTGA